In Nyctibius grandis isolate bNycGra1 chromosome 8, bNycGra1.pri, whole genome shotgun sequence, a single window of DNA contains:
- the CLDN1 gene encoding claudin-1, producing MASGGLQLLGFVLAFLGWIGIIISTAMPQWKMASYAGDNIVTAQALYEGLWMSCAMQSTGQIQCKVYDSLLKLEGSLQATRALMVAAILLGLVAIFVAVTGMKCMKCMEDDQVKKMRMAVFGGVIFIIAGLAALVATSWYGNRVARAFYDPFTPVNTRFEFGSALFIGWAAASLAILGGAFLCCSCPQRETSYPPTRGYPKNAPSTGKDYV from the exons ATGGCCAGCGGGGGACTGCAGCTCCTGGGCTTCGTGCTGGCCTTCCTGGGCTGGATCGGCATCATCATCAGCACCGCCATGCCCCAGTGGAAGATGGCATCCTACGCGGGGGACAACATCGTCACAGCCCAGGCGCTCTACGAGGGGCTGTGGATGTCGTGCGCCATGCAGAGCACGGGGCAGATCCAGTGCAAGGTGTACGACTCGCTGCTCAAGCTGGAGG GCAGTCTGCAGGCCACTAGGGCTTTGATGGTGGCTGCTATACTCCTGGGCCTTGTTGCCATATTTGTTGCTGTGACTGGCATGAAATGTATGAAGTGCATGGAAGATGACCAGGTGAAGAAGATGCGGATGGCTGTCTTTGGTGGGGTGATCTTCATCATTGCAG GTTTGGCAGCTCTGGTGGCCACATCGTGGTACGGCAACAGAGTGGCTCGGGCCTTTTATGACCCTTTCACCCCTGTTAACACCAG ATTTGAGTTTGGATCAGCTCTCTTCATTGGCTGGGCAGCTGCTTCTCTGGCCATACTGGGGGGagccttcctctgctgctcctgtccACAGAGGGAAACTTCATATCCACCCACCCGAGGCTATCCAAAAAATGCCCCTTCCACAGGGAAGGATTACGTATAA